GGGCAGCAGCGCCTACAGCCAGGCGCCGCTGTGGGCGCCCTCCCGGGTGCCCGATGCGGTGAGCCGCGAGGTGCCCATGGAGATGGACGCCGACGAGATCGCCGAGATCGTGACGGCGTTCGCGACGGCGGCGCGGATCGCGGTGCGCGCGGGCGTGGACGGCGTGGAGGTCAACGCCGGGCAGTCGAGCCTGCTCCGGCAGTTCCTCTCGGGGCTGACCAACCGGCGCGGCGACGGCTACGGCGGCGAGGGGCGGTCCCGCTTCGCACGCGAGGTGCTCGGCGCCGTCCGCGCGGCGGTGGGCGAGGGCGCGGTGCTCGGGCTGCGGCTGTCCTGCGATGAACTCGCTCCTTGGGCGGGCATCACCCCGGAGGCGGCGGTTCCCCTGGCGGCCGAGCTCGCCGATGCGGGGGCGCTGGACTACGTGGCCGTGGTGCGCGGATCGATCCACTCCGCGGGCGCCACCCGCCCCGACGGCCACACGCCGCCGGGTTTCAACAACGGCCTCACCCGGCTCGTGCGCGGCGGGCTGGCGGAACCGGTGGCGGTGTGCGCGCAGGGCTCGATCGTCGACCCGGCCATGGCCGAGGAGCTGGTGGCCGAGGGGACGGCCCAGCTTGTGGAGATGACCAGGGCCCAGATCGCCGACGCCGAGCTCGGCGCCAAGCTCGCGGCGGGCGTCGCCGAGCGGGTGCGGCCGTGCGTGCTGTGCAACCAGACCTGCCAGGTCCGCGATCCGCGCAACCCGATCGTCTCCTGCATCGGCGACCCCCGCAGCGGGCACGAGACCGAGGACGACCCCGACCCCGGCGCGCTCGCCGGCGCCGGTGGCCCCGCAGCCGGGCACCCGGTGGAGGTGCTGGTGATCGGCGGCGGACCGGCCGGGTTGGAGACCGCGCGGGTCGCCGCGGCGGCCGGGCACCGGGTCCGGGTCGTAGAGCGGCGGGAGCGGACCGGCGGCATGCTGCGGGTGGCGGCGGCAGGGGCGGGCCGGGAGCGGTTGGCGCTGCTCGCCGACTGGCTGGAGGCCGAGTGCGAGCGGCTCGGCGTCACCGTCGAGACGGGGTACCGGGCGAGCGCCTCCGACATCGACGCGCGGCTGGCCACCGGCGGCTCGGTCGTGGTGTGCACGGGCAGCGTTGCGGGCGGGCGCGAGTTCCGTGTCGGCACCGGCGTCAGCGTGCACGACGCGGCGGAGGTGCTGGAGCTGAGCGGGCAGGAGGGGCGCATCCGGCTGCCCGACGGCCCGGTGGCGGTGCACGACCCGGTGGGCGGGCCCGTCGCGGTGAGCGTCGCCGAGTCGCTGGCCGCCGCGGGCCGCGAGGTCACGCTCATCACGCCCGACCACGTCGCGGGGACGCAGCTCGCGCGCACCGGCGATCTCGCCCCGGCCGCCACACGGCTGGCCGGGGCGGGCGTGGCCGTGCTGAAGCGCTCCCGGCTGCGTGCGGCGGCCGCGGGCGCGGTCGAAGTGGAGCACGCGTTCACCGGCGAGCGCCGCGAGGTCGCGGCCGGGGTGCTCATCGACTGCGGTTTCCGGCTCCCCTGCGAGGGCCTGTGGCGCGGCGCGCGCCTGGGGCTGAGCCGCGCCGGTGACACGGTGGCTCCGCGCACCGTTCACGAGGCCGTCCTGGAAGGTCGCCGCGCCGCCCTCGCCATCGAGGAGGTCTATCAATGACCGTCCCGATCAGCCGCCCTTCTCCGCTTCGCCCCGCCCCGGCGGCACCCCGGCTCGTGCCGGGCCGTCCACAGGCCGGGAATTCTTCTGGAGGCCGAGGCGTGCGGGCTGGAAGGATTGTGAGTGGGGACCTCGTCTCTCCCCCACCCCTGGGGGCGCCCCCGGGGATAGGGGCGCTGCCGGTCGTGCGCGGAGGCCGCCGATGAGCGCCGGCGGGCGGTATTCGCACCTGTTCACGCCGCTGCGGGTGGGGCCGATCACGGTGACCAACCGCGTGGTGTTCAGCGCGCACCTCACCAACTACGCCGAGGACGGCCTGCCCGGCATCCGGCACGCCGCCTACTACGCGGCGCGGGCGCGCGGCGGCGCCGGGCTGATCATCACCGAGGAGCATTCCACCCACCCCACCGACCAGCCCTACGAGAAGCTCATCCACGGCTTCCGGCCGGAGGTGCTGCCCGGCTACCGCGCCATCACCGAGGCGGTGCACCGCGAGGGCGTGCCGATCCTGGCGCAGATCAACC
This sequence is a window from Spinactinospora alkalitolerans. Protein-coding genes within it:
- a CDS encoding mycofactocin system FadH/OYE family oxidoreductase 1, translating into MQLLSPLRFACGATAPNRLVFGPHETNLGRRRGLSERHTAYYRRRAAGGAGVIVTETASVHAEDHPYERAPLAADCAGGWAEVADTCHAEGALVLAGLGHTGQQGSSAYSQAPLWAPSRVPDAVSREVPMEMDADEIAEIVTAFATAARIAVRAGVDGVEVNAGQSSLLRQFLSGLTNRRGDGYGGEGRSRFAREVLGAVRAAVGEGAVLGLRLSCDELAPWAGITPEAAVPLAAELADAGALDYVAVVRGSIHSAGATRPDGHTPPGFNNGLTRLVRGGLAEPVAVCAQGSIVDPAMAEELVAEGTAQLVEMTRAQIADAELGAKLAAGVAERVRPCVLCNQTCQVRDPRNPIVSCIGDPRSGHETEDDPDPGALAGAGGPAAGHPVEVLVIGGGPAGLETARVAAAAGHRVRVVERRERTGGMLRVAAAGAGRERLALLADWLEAECERLGVTVETGYRASASDIDARLATGGSVVVCTGSVAGGREFRVGTGVSVHDAAEVLELSGQEGRIRLPDGPVAVHDPVGGPVAVSVAESLAAAGREVTLITPDHVAGTQLARTGDLAPAATRLAGAGVAVLKRSRLRAAAAGAVEVEHAFTGERREVAAGVLIDCGFRLPCEGLWRGARLGLSRAGDTVAPRTVHEAVLEGRRAALAIEEVYQ